One genomic region from Spirosoma sp. KCTC 42546 encodes:
- a CDS encoding FecR family protein — protein MSRKSFGLLLQKYLRGECTPEEKSFVEHWYGLLETETGESNQALDTNELEARLWNQIQRKMETDESTDQGRVIPLRTYRYRWIGIAAALLLVGGWFFADLLPLRSLTSSTQADWVEQANTSAKPLVVRLEDGSTVQLAAQSSLRYPKHFTATERTVYLTGNAFFSIQKMPTRPFYVHTGEVVTKVLGTSFFIRTEANTRQVRVEVVTGRVAVYTQQEEKQPATNGVVLSPNQAATFFAKEQHFVTGLVDTPKVIPAPETDRKQVSFQFDDAPLATVLAQLEQAYGIDIEVENEQQNNCPLTADLTNQPLYTQLDIICAALKSTYEVQGTTILISGKGCVD, from the coding sequence AAACCGAAACGGGCGAATCAAATCAGGCGCTGGATACAAACGAACTGGAGGCCCGTCTCTGGAATCAGATCCAGCGTAAAATGGAGACCGATGAGTCTACCGATCAGGGCCGGGTTATTCCGCTACGCACATACCGCTATCGGTGGATCGGGATTGCAGCAGCGTTGCTCCTGGTTGGTGGCTGGTTTTTCGCTGATTTACTACCGCTACGGTCGCTTACAAGCTCGACTCAAGCCGACTGGGTTGAGCAGGCCAATACGTCAGCAAAACCGTTGGTCGTTCGGCTGGAAGATGGAAGCACCGTTCAGTTAGCCGCTCAGAGTTCCCTACGATATCCTAAACACTTTACCGCTACCGAACGAACCGTTTACCTGACGGGAAATGCTTTTTTTTCGATTCAGAAAATGCCAACCCGCCCGTTTTATGTCCACACGGGCGAGGTCGTCACGAAGGTTTTAGGCACGAGTTTTTTCATCCGAACCGAGGCCAACACTCGTCAGGTACGGGTTGAGGTGGTTACAGGCCGGGTTGCCGTTTATACACAACAGGAAGAGAAGCAACCAGCCACCAATGGCGTAGTGCTGAGCCCCAATCAAGCCGCCACCTTTTTTGCTAAAGAACAGCACTTTGTAACCGGCCTCGTAGATACGCCCAAAGTCATTCCAGCGCCAGAAACGGACCGAAAGCAGGTCTCCTTTCAATTTGATGATGCCCCCCTAGCAACCGTTCTGGCGCAACTCGAACAAGCCTATGGAATCGACATCGAAGTCGAAAATGAGCAGCAGAACAACTGCCCGCTCACAGCCGATCTGACGAATCAACCGCTGTATACGCAGTTAGATATTATTTGTGCAGCCCTGAAATCAACGTACGAAGTCCAGGGTACCACTATTTTAATCAGTGGCAAAGGCTGCGTTGACTAA
- a CDS encoding TonB-dependent receptor: MKKREPVRTGNSPSQHARLFLRLMNLSLVQLVLMIACTSLSIAFDGKGQELMNRPVTLKVEGQRLRSVLTQIEKQTAARFVYSSKTINADRLVTLTITDKQLNDVLTELLKPLKLTYRLVGGQIVLETDDAAHTLVSPSSEAVDQTVSGTVTDEKNAGLPGVSVVVKGTNRGSTTDANGKYKLTIPDGNGVVLTFSFVGYQSQDVAVGSQTTLNVSMVPDVSALDEVVVIGYGAVRKKDLTGSVVQLKGEQLKEIPTSNVLEAAQGKIAGADITRSSGQAGAKVNITIRGNRSIGGNNSPLIIVDGIQYSNLEDINSNDIETMDVLKDASSTAIYGSRGSNGVILITTKKGKTGKPDISFNAYSGISQVTMYPKAMDITAFRDFKREAWRAGGVWKSPADDAAIFTNVAEYNALQNGVWTDYQDALIHNGLQQDYQVGIRAGTDRLKSYVSVDYYNEKGILKLDELKRYTGRLNVDFTINDWMKIGLQSQLTYYNQSVRRDPLNQANKISPLGSLYDANGNFNYIMLDGQTANPLSDEQPNVFNNTVLTTRVLTNGYLELTPIKGLMIRSTLGVNLASVRDGAYSSPKSIDRSLSGKSLATYNTSSSRSLNWENVATYQRTLGQHAVTLTGIASYLSNSSDNASASGVNQLLPSQLFYSLGSATEEIKINSAYSQNNLVSFAGRLNYAFRDRYLLTVTAREDGSSKLAVGNKWTFFPSAAFAWRVIDEKFMQGVKGLSDLKVRASYGVAGNDPSGPYATQTTLTRLAFGYDEVAAPAYTFSRNVGNMELGWELSYTKNVGLDFGLLNGRINASVDYYDTRTQDLLLDRGLPPTTGVTTVKQNIGKTRNRGIEVSLGSTNIRTSSLSWTSNVTFTKNKEEITELVTGGNDIGNGWFIGSPINVFYDYEKLGIWQTSEADLAAKLSPTQLPGEIKVRDQNNDGKIDAVNDRIILGNPRPKWSGGFDNTVKFKGFDLNVFLYARIGQMINSDRSARFDQQGVGNSTAGLDYWTPENPTNAYPRPNKNGGLKYLSTLGYVDGSFARIRNITLAYNVPAKVLPKAIRGVRLYVTGKNLVTFTKLNYDPERGGSENFPLTKLYVFGLNVNL; encoded by the coding sequence ATGAAAAAAAGAGAACCTGTACGTACAGGCAACTCGCCCAGCCAGCATGCTCGTTTATTTCTGCGGCTTATGAATTTATCACTCGTTCAACTCGTCCTGATGATTGCCTGTACGAGTCTGTCCATTGCATTCGATGGCAAGGGGCAGGAATTGATGAACCGTCCGGTTACGCTGAAAGTGGAGGGACAACGGCTCCGCTCGGTGCTGACGCAAATCGAAAAACAAACTGCCGCCCGGTTTGTCTATAGCTCAAAAACAATCAACGCCGATCGGCTCGTTACGCTTACGATTACCGATAAGCAATTAAATGACGTTCTGACCGAACTTCTTAAACCACTGAAACTAACCTACCGATTAGTGGGTGGCCAGATCGTGCTGGAGACTGACGATGCTGCCCATACGCTTGTCAGTCCATCTAGCGAAGCGGTTGATCAAACCGTATCGGGCACGGTAACCGACGAAAAAAACGCTGGTCTACCAGGCGTTAGTGTTGTCGTGAAAGGTACCAACCGTGGTTCGACGACCGATGCGAATGGAAAGTATAAACTCACAATACCCGACGGTAACGGGGTGGTACTCACGTTCTCCTTTGTTGGCTACCAGAGTCAGGATGTAGCGGTGGGTAGTCAAACGACGCTCAATGTGTCTATGGTGCCTGATGTAAGCGCCCTGGACGAAGTGGTTGTGATTGGCTATGGTGCCGTTCGTAAAAAAGACCTGACTGGTTCGGTAGTTCAGCTTAAGGGCGAACAACTGAAAGAAATTCCAACATCCAATGTACTGGAAGCAGCACAGGGCAAAATTGCCGGGGCCGACATTACCCGAAGCAGTGGTCAGGCAGGTGCCAAGGTGAACATCACGATTCGTGGCAACCGCTCCATTGGGGGTAATAACTCACCCCTGATTATCGTGGATGGGATTCAGTACAGCAATCTGGAGGATATCAATTCCAATGACATCGAAACAATGGATGTACTGAAAGATGCCTCATCCACCGCCATTTACGGATCACGGGGGTCCAATGGGGTTATTCTGATTACTACCAAAAAAGGCAAAACAGGCAAACCAGACATTTCCTTTAATGCGTACTCGGGTATTTCGCAGGTAACGATGTATCCGAAAGCGATGGATATCACCGCATTCCGGGATTTTAAACGGGAAGCCTGGCGGGCGGGCGGTGTCTGGAAAAGTCCGGCCGATGATGCTGCCATTTTCACCAACGTAGCGGAATACAACGCCTTGCAGAACGGCGTCTGGACCGATTATCAGGATGCTCTCATTCACAATGGCCTGCAACAGGATTATCAGGTTGGCATCCGGGCTGGTACCGACCGCCTGAAATCGTACGTATCGGTCGATTATTACAATGAAAAGGGGATTCTGAAACTGGATGAACTGAAGCGCTACACGGGCCGACTCAATGTCGATTTTACGATTAACGACTGGATGAAAATCGGCCTGCAAAGTCAGCTTACCTATTATAACCAGAGCGTACGGAGAGACCCCTTGAACCAGGCCAATAAAATCAGTCCTCTCGGCTCTCTGTATGATGCCAATGGCAATTTCAATTACATCATGCTGGATGGCCAAACGGCGAACCCACTTTCGGATGAGCAGCCTAATGTCTTCAACAACACGGTATTAACGACTCGTGTCTTAACGAACGGCTATCTGGAATTAACGCCTATTAAAGGGCTGATGATTCGGAGTACGCTGGGCGTTAACCTGGCTTCTGTGCGGGATGGCGCTTATTCGTCGCCGAAATCGATTGATCGCTCACTGTCAGGAAAGTCGCTCGCAACCTATAATACCAGCAGTAGCCGAAGCCTTAACTGGGAAAACGTAGCCACTTATCAGCGCACGTTGGGACAGCATGCTGTAACGCTGACGGGTATTGCCAGTTACCTGAGCAATTCATCCGACAATGCCTCGGCTTCGGGTGTTAACCAGTTGCTGCCGTCGCAGTTGTTTTATTCACTGGGCAGCGCTACCGAGGAAATCAAGATTAATTCAGCCTATTCCCAGAACAACCTGGTGTCGTTTGCCGGTCGGTTGAATTACGCGTTTCGGGATCGGTATTTGCTAACGGTAACGGCTCGGGAAGATGGTTCGTCGAAACTGGCTGTAGGCAACAAATGGACGTTCTTTCCATCGGCAGCTTTTGCGTGGCGCGTTATCGACGAAAAGTTTATGCAGGGTGTTAAGGGACTGAGCGATCTGAAAGTACGGGCTAGTTATGGCGTGGCGGGTAATGATCCTTCAGGGCCTTACGCTACGCAGACAACACTAACCCGGCTCGCCTTCGGTTACGATGAAGTGGCCGCTCCGGCCTACACTTTTTCCCGGAACGTAGGCAATATGGAATTAGGCTGGGAATTATCGTACACCAAAAATGTAGGCCTCGATTTTGGGTTGCTCAATGGCCGGATCAATGCATCCGTTGACTATTACGATACCCGTACGCAGGACCTGCTGCTAGACCGTGGCTTACCACCAACAACGGGCGTAACGACCGTGAAGCAAAACATCGGCAAAACGCGAAATCGCGGTATCGAAGTATCGTTGGGAAGTACCAACATCCGCACCTCCAGCCTGAGCTGGACCAGCAACGTCACCTTTACCAAAAACAAGGAAGAGATTACGGAACTGGTTACGGGCGGCAACGACATTGGCAATGGCTGGTTTATCGGTTCGCCCATCAACGTGTTTTATGATTACGAAAAACTGGGGATCTGGCAGACGTCCGAAGCCGATCTGGCGGCCAAGTTATCGCCAACCCAGTTGCCGGGCGAGATTAAAGTCAGAGATCAGAATAACGACGGTAAGATTGACGCCGTTAATGATCGGATCATCCTGGGAAATCCTCGCCCGAAATGGAGTGGTGGTTTCGATAACACCGTCAAATTCAAAGGCTTCGATCTGAATGTGTTTCTGTACGCGCGTATCGGCCAGATGATTAACTCCGACCGCTCGGCCCGTTTCGACCAGCAGGGTGTTGGCAACAGCACGGCGGGTCTGGATTACTGGACGCCCGAAAATCCAACCAATGCGTATCCACGACCCAACAAAAACGGTGGTCTGAAATACCTGTCGACCCTGGGCTATGTGGATGGTTCTTTCGCCCGGATTCGGAATATCACCCTAGCCTATAATGTACCGGCAAAAGTACT